A genomic region of Pelotomaculum isophthalicicum JI contains the following coding sequences:
- a CDS encoding spore coat protein has product MLEEKDRLTDSLVMEKYIADGYNTAAIEASNPQLKEAFINVLRDEYLIQHEIFNEMNNRGWYQAKTANINDINQNLNKWGQELQRVQTTAYQRTGAQPGNYQAVFPKYGFQSGTGAPQNPLT; this is encoded by the coding sequence ATGCTGGAAGAAAAAGACCGTTTAACTGATTCCCTGGTTATGGAAAAATACATCGCCGACGGCTATAATACCGCCGCCATAGAGGCGTCAAACCCACAACTCAAAGAAGCTTTTATCAATGTTTTAAGAGATGAATATCTAATTCAACACGAAATATTCAACGAAATGAACAACCGTGGCTGGTATCAGGCCAAAACGGCGAACATTAATGATATCAACCAAAATCTTAACAAGTGGGGCCAGGAGTTGCAGCGTGTGCAAACTACCGCCTACCAACGAACCGGTGCGCAGCCCGGCAATTACCAGGCGGTTTTCCCCAAATACGGGTTTCAATCCGGAACCGGCGCGCCACAAAATCCGTTAACCTAA
- a CDS encoding spore coat protein: MTQITEMELLQIGEQLRSEALAIAKYATCAQQSTDPKLQQIYSAAADRHRGHYETILRSVQNLAGQRQF; encoded by the coding sequence TTGACACAAATTACTGAAATGGAGCTTCTCCAAATAGGGGAACAACTCAGGTCGGAAGCGCTGGCCATCGCCAAGTACGCGACGTGCGCCCAGCAGTCCACCGACCCGAAACTTCAGCAGATTTATTCTGCCGCCGCGGACAGGCACCGGGGCCACTATGAAACAATTTTAAGAAGCGTGCAAAACTTGGCCGGCCAAAGACAATTCTAA
- a CDS encoding Hsp20/alpha crystallin family protein, with translation MALVKWDPFRDLSGLQSSINRLFDDNFRFWREPEAALTQEGAFPVDIKDTPGAIQIKAELPGFNKENIKVGLVDNLLTIRAERRREEKEESANYLRVERSYGSFSRSFTLNMPVKHEKLKARYQDGVLEISLPKEEDIKNKEINIDIEG, from the coding sequence ATGGCATTGGTAAAATGGGATCCTTTTCGTGATTTGTCAGGTTTACAGTCGTCGATTAACAGACTTTTTGACGATAACTTTCGTTTCTGGAGGGAGCCTGAAGCTGCCCTAACCCAGGAAGGAGCATTTCCCGTAGACATTAAAGACACTCCTGGGGCGATCCAGATTAAGGCGGAACTACCGGGTTTCAACAAAGAAAACATCAAAGTTGGTTTAGTGGATAATTTGCTGACTATCCGGGCAGAACGCCGGAGGGAAGAAAAAGAAGAAAGCGCCAACTACCTCAGAGTCGAACGCAGCTACGGTTCTTTCAGCCGCTCGTTTACCTTGAATATGCCGGTGAAACACGAAAAATTAAAGGCACGCTATCAGGACGGCGTCCTGGAAATCTCTCTTCCTAAGGAAGAGGACATTAAAAATAAAGAAATCAATATTGATATTGAAGGATAA
- a CDS encoding J domain-containing protein — translation MHYKDYYSILGVEKTAGAKEIKKAYRELARRYHPDANPGDKKAEERFKEISEAYEVLSDPEKRKKYDEIGADVGTDWQNFDWSKYQKGRGQWREAGPGGVRFHYESPGYGGFSDFFRTFFGDMDPFTDTDLFWERRGRGGGGADTEALLELSLEEAFVGAEKEFLVNNRHLKVKVPPGMREGHKLRVPQQGQSGQKGGPAGDLYLSISIRQHPLFKIQDKDLECEVPVTVTEAVLGGEVDIPTLKGTVSLKIPPRTQTGRVFRLRGMGMPDPGGSNPGNLLVKVKVVIPETVTRREEELYKTLAELNKENPRARLVNMLKKPGRRG, via the coding sequence GTGCATTACAAGGATTATTATAGCATACTTGGAGTGGAAAAGACAGCCGGCGCTAAGGAGATAAAAAAGGCATACCGGGAACTGGCCCGGCGCTATCATCCGGATGCCAATCCGGGTGATAAAAAAGCTGAGGAACGTTTTAAAGAAATCAGCGAAGCTTATGAAGTCTTAAGTGATCCGGAAAAGCGGAAGAAGTACGACGAAATTGGCGCGGATGTCGGCACCGACTGGCAAAATTTTGACTGGAGCAAATATCAGAAAGGCCGGGGGCAATGGCGGGAAGCCGGGCCCGGCGGCGTCCGTTTCCACTATGAGAGCCCGGGATACGGGGGTTTCAGCGACTTTTTCAGAACTTTTTTCGGCGACATGGACCCGTTTACCGACACAGACCTCTTTTGGGAGAGACGTGGCCGGGGCGGAGGCGGCGCGGATACGGAGGCGCTGCTGGAACTCAGCCTGGAAGAAGCTTTCGTCGGAGCGGAAAAGGAATTTCTGGTCAATAATCGTCATTTGAAAGTTAAAGTCCCGCCCGGCATGCGGGAGGGCCATAAACTGCGAGTGCCGCAGCAGGGACAAAGCGGGCAAAAAGGCGGTCCGGCCGGTGACCTGTACTTGTCCATCAGTATACGGCAACACCCGCTCTTCAAGATTCAGGATAAGGACCTGGAGTGTGAAGTGCCGGTTACTGTGACTGAGGCGGTTCTGGGCGGGGAAGTGGACATTCCGACTTTAAAGGGTACGGTTTCCTTGAAAATACCCCCGCGAACCCAAACAGGCAGGGTTTTTCGCCTGCGCGGCATGGGAATGCCGGACCCCGGCGGGAGCAACCCCGGAAACCTGCTGGTAAAAGTCAAAGTGGTGATCCCCGAGACTGTGACCCGGCGTGAAGAAGAACTGTATAAGACCCTGGCGGAGTTGAATAAAGAAAATCCACGCGCCCGCCTGGTTAATATGTTGAAAAAACCCGGAAGGAGGGGTTGA
- the clpB gene encoding ATP-dependent chaperone ClpB produces MRMDKLTLKTQEAFEAARSMMAKHSHQQMEEVHVLLGLLEQEEGVVCQILRKMEIEPAKLKSQVETAVERLPKVQGGGGMYVSRGLSEAIDLAWKEAERLKDEYLSTEHILLGMIARRDGEAGRILRQAGVTADRVYKILVEIRGTQRVTDQNPEDKYQSLARFTRDLTEMARKGKLDPVIGRDEEIRRVVQVLSRRTKNNPVLIGEPGVGKTAIVEGLAQRILSGDVPEGLKNKRLLALDIGAMVAGSKYRGEFEDRLKAVLKEINEANGEIVLFIDELHTLVGAGAAEGAVDAANMLKPALARGELRCVGATTLDEYRKHIEKDAALERRFQQVYVGEPGVEDTIAILRGLKEKYEVHHGVRVKDAALVAAATLSHRYITERFLPDKAIDLIDEAASRLRIEIDSMPTEIDEIDRRIRQLEVEKQALSKEQDKGSLERLARMEDELRGLKGKMEELKDHWRKEKELIQDIREIKGQIEETRLAEQAAERDGNLGKVAELRYGVIPELNKRLQQKNEKLEDLQKAHKMLKEEVDEEDIAEVVAKWTGIPVSRMLEGEVQKLLQMEEFIRKRVVGQDRAVQAVADAIRRARAGVSDPDRPMGSFIFLGPTGVGKTELARSLANLLFNDERAMLRYDMSEYMEKHTVSRLIGAPPGYVGYDEGGQLTEAVRRRPYAVILFDEIEKAHPDVFNILLQLLDDGRLTDGHGRTVDFRNTVVIMTSNLGGHWFRELNGGDRAELEARVMEELKASFRPEFLNRVDEVVIFNNLGMEEIAKIVDIQLDLLKQRLAKLGISLEVAPEAGAILAKEGFDPVYGARPLKRAIQKRLENPLSVHILEGKGAAGDKILVSADPAGGLVFEKR; encoded by the coding sequence ATGCGTATGGATAAACTTACTTTGAAGACCCAGGAAGCCTTTGAAGCGGCCCGGAGTATGATGGCCAAACACAGCCACCAGCAAATGGAGGAAGTACATGTTTTGCTGGGCCTGCTTGAACAGGAAGAAGGGGTTGTCTGTCAAATATTGCGGAAGATGGAGATAGAGCCGGCGAAATTGAAGAGTCAGGTCGAAACTGCTGTCGAACGGCTGCCTAAAGTGCAGGGCGGCGGCGGGATGTATGTTTCCAGGGGGCTTTCCGAAGCGATTGACCTGGCTTGGAAGGAGGCCGAACGTTTAAAGGACGAATACCTCAGCACCGAGCACATCCTGCTGGGAATGATCGCCCGGCGGGACGGCGAAGCCGGGCGGATTCTGCGGCAGGCCGGGGTGACGGCGGACCGGGTGTATAAAATCCTGGTGGAGATCCGCGGCACTCAGCGGGTTACCGACCAGAACCCGGAGGATAAATATCAGTCGCTTGCCCGTTTTACTCGTGACCTTACCGAAATGGCCCGCAAGGGGAAACTGGACCCGGTAATCGGCAGAGACGAAGAAATCCGCAGGGTGGTCCAAGTGCTCTCCCGGCGTACCAAAAACAACCCGGTTTTGATCGGGGAGCCGGGGGTCGGCAAAACCGCCATCGTGGAAGGGCTGGCCCAGCGCATTCTCAGCGGTGACGTGCCGGAAGGCCTGAAAAACAAGCGGCTGCTTGCCCTGGACATCGGGGCGATGGTGGCCGGGTCGAAATACCGGGGCGAATTTGAAGACCGGTTGAAAGCGGTGCTGAAAGAAATCAACGAGGCCAACGGTGAGATCGTCCTGTTTATCGATGAATTGCACACCCTGGTAGGGGCCGGCGCCGCCGAAGGAGCAGTCGACGCGGCCAACATGCTGAAGCCGGCGCTGGCCAGGGGCGAGTTGCGCTGTGTGGGCGCCACCACCCTGGACGAGTACCGCAAGCATATTGAAAAAGACGCCGCCCTGGAGCGGCGGTTCCAGCAGGTTTATGTCGGTGAGCCCGGCGTGGAGGACACCATCGCCATATTGCGCGGCTTAAAAGAAAAGTACGAGGTGCACCACGGGGTGAGGGTAAAGGACGCCGCCCTGGTTGCCGCCGCGACGTTGTCCCACCGTTACATCACCGAGCGTTTTCTGCCGGACAAGGCCATCGACCTGATCGATGAGGCGGCTTCCCGGCTGCGCATTGAAATAGACAGCATGCCCACTGAGATTGACGAGATCGACCGGCGGATCAGACAGCTGGAAGTAGAGAAGCAAGCCCTCTCCAAAGAGCAGGACAAGGGTAGCCTGGAGCGGCTGGCCAGAATGGAGGATGAACTGCGCGGTCTGAAGGGCAAGATGGAAGAATTGAAAGATCACTGGCGCAAGGAAAAAGAGCTGATCCAGGACATCCGGGAAATCAAAGGGCAGATCGAAGAAACCAGACTGGCTGAGCAGGCCGCCGAGCGGGACGGCAATCTGGGCAAGGTGGCTGAATTGCGCTACGGGGTAATACCTGAATTGAACAAGCGCCTGCAGCAGAAAAATGAGAAGCTGGAAGATTTGCAGAAAGCCCACAAGATGCTGAAAGAAGAAGTGGATGAGGAAGATATCGCAGAGGTAGTAGCCAAGTGGACGGGCATCCCGGTTTCCCGCATGCTCGAAGGTGAAGTGCAAAAGCTGTTGCAGATGGAGGAATTCATCCGTAAGCGGGTGGTCGGCCAGGACCGCGCGGTACAGGCGGTGGCTGACGCCATTCGCCGGGCGAGGGCGGGAGTCTCCGATCCGGACCGGCCGATGGGCTCGTTTATCTTTCTTGGCCCGACGGGAGTGGGCAAGACCGAACTGGCCAGGTCGCTGGCCAACCTGTTGTTTAACGACGAGCGGGCGATGCTGCGTTATGATATGAGCGAATACATGGAGAAACACACCGTGTCGCGCTTGATTGGGGCGCCCCCCGGCTACGTCGGTTACGACGAAGGCGGCCAGTTGACGGAAGCCGTGCGCCGCCGTCCTTACGCGGTAATTCTTTTCGACGAAATTGAAAAAGCGCACCCGGACGTGTTTAACATCCTGCTCCAGCTGCTGGACGACGGCAGGCTGACCGACGGGCACGGGCGGACGGTTGACTTCCGGAACACCGTGGTGATCATGACCTCCAACCTGGGCGGCCACTGGTTCAGGGAATTAAACGGGGGCGACCGGGCTGAGTTGGAAGCGCGTGTGATGGAAGAACTGAAGGCCAGTTTCCGTCCCGAGTTTTTGAACCGTGTCGACGAAGTGGTTATTTTCAATAACCTCGGCATGGAGGAGATTGCTAAAATCGTTGATATCCAGTTGGACTTGTTAAAGCAGCGGCTTGCTAAACTGGGCATATCCCTGGAGGTTGCGCCGGAAGCCGGGGCGATCCTGGCTAAGGAAGGGTTTGACCCGGTATACGGGGCGCGGCCGCTTAAACGCGCGATCCAGAAACGGCTGGAAAACCCGCTTTCAGTGCACATTCTGGAAGGTAAAGGGGCCGCGGGCGATAAAATCCTGGTGAGTGCCGACCCGGCTGGCGGGCTGGTTTTTGAAAAGCGCTGA
- a CDS encoding fibronectin type III domain-containing protein encodes MENLNPVPSAPTGLSATAGNAQLSLTWTAVTGATSYNVKRANTAGGSYTTLATIVTETNYSDTIITNGTTYYYVVTAVNANGESGNSNEVSVTPQEPQPGSPTVYRLQQTMLK; translated from the coding sequence ATGGAAAATTTAAATCCAGTTCCTTCTGCACCAACTGGTCTTTCAGCTACAGCAGGGAACGCCCAATTGAGTCTTACATGGACTGCTGTCACGGGTGCCACGAGCTATAATGTAAAGAGAGCTAATACAGCAGGTGGATCGTATACCACTTTGGCAACCATTGTAACTGAGACAAACTATTCTGACACTATTATAACCAATGGAACAACATATTACTATGTGGTAACTGCAGTCAATGCCAATGGTGAAAGTGGGAATTCCAACGAGGTTTCCGTGACCCCCCAAGAGCCGCAGCCCGGCTCCCCAACAGTTTATCGGCTACAGCAGACAATGCTCAAGTGA
- a CDS encoding ImmA/IrrE family metallo-endopeptidase codes for MVKAPVNPQVLKWARKSANLTIDDVAYKFKKSVDVIEAWESGTDAPYYVQLEKLAYEIYKRPIALFFFPEPPQEDDTKRSFRTLPESEFNSLPALLIRQIRKAIVKQENLYELCNGQNPSPKQLFSNFKTWQNYGIKKLSLAIRDYLKTPLQEQKSWDSEETALENWRTAFENSGIFVFKDAFRHDGYSGFCIFDKVFPLIIINNSMPKTRQIFTMFHELGHLIFETSGIDKLQDDFIDLLPEQDRHVEVLCNQIAAELLVPEDDFNTHIKGVKVNEDTISSLANTYKVSREVILRKFLDRGLVSKSTYKKLTAKWIDEAKKKRQEKKGGGDYYNTQSTYLGNKYVEIAFNQYYRRVISEAQLADYLNVKMDSLLPFEMALHKRWAR; via the coding sequence ATGGTTAAGGCGCCTGTAAATCCACAGGTTTTGAAATGGGCAAGGAAATCCGCGAATCTGACCATAGATGATGTAGCATATAAGTTTAAGAAAAGTGTAGATGTTATTGAAGCATGGGAAAGCGGAACTGACGCCCCATATTATGTTCAGCTTGAAAAACTTGCATATGAAATCTATAAAAGACCTATTGCTTTGTTCTTTTTTCCTGAACCTCCTCAGGAAGATGACACTAAACGGTCCTTCAGAACACTTCCGGAATCGGAATTCAACAGTTTACCTGCTTTGCTTATTAGACAAATAAGAAAGGCCATTGTAAAGCAGGAGAATCTTTATGAACTGTGTAATGGACAAAATCCTTCACCAAAACAGCTATTCAGCAACTTTAAGACTTGGCAGAACTATGGCATTAAAAAGTTATCACTTGCTATCAGGGATTATCTGAAAACACCCCTTCAGGAACAGAAAAGCTGGGATAGCGAAGAAACCGCTTTGGAAAACTGGAGAACTGCCTTTGAAAACTCGGGTATCTTTGTGTTCAAAGATGCTTTTAGACATGATGGATATTCAGGTTTTTGTATTTTTGATAAGGTTTTTCCCCTAATTATTATTAATAACTCTATGCCTAAAACAAGACAGATATTTACAATGTTTCATGAACTAGGACATTTAATCTTTGAAACTAGTGGAATTGATAAGCTTCAGGACGATTTTATTGATTTGTTGCCTGAACAGGACAGGCATGTTGAGGTGCTATGCAATCAGATTGCTGCAGAGCTTCTTGTGCCGGAAGATGACTTTAATACTCATATTAAAGGTGTTAAGGTTAATGAAGATACAATATCTAGCCTTGCTAATACCTACAAGGTAAGTAGGGAGGTAATACTTCGGAAGTTTCTTGACAGGGGTTTAGTGAGCAAATCGACATACAAAAAACTAACCGCTAAATGGATTGATGAAGCTAAAAAGAAACGGCAAGAGAAAAAAGGCGGAGGTGATTATTACAATACTCAAAGTACCTACCTGGGAAACAAATACGTGGAAATTGCTTTTAATCAGTATTACAGGAGGGTAATAAGCGAAGCTCAATTGGCTGATTACCTCAATGTAAAAATGGATAGCCTGCTTCCTTTTGAAATGGCACTTCATAAGAGGTGGGCAAGATGA
- a CDS encoding PIN domain-containing protein, protein MNIYVFDANVFMDLFGYYYESRFPTLWERFYHGVDIGQITSVREVKHEIDGHYKKDRRINQWARKNSKIFSIPSEEEMLFVQEIFKIEHFQAIISNKNRLEGKPVADPFIIAKAKIINGTVVTNEANRPNGVKIPNICEYFKVKCIDLEKFMEVENWSF, encoded by the coding sequence ATGAATATATATGTATTTGATGCGAATGTATTTATGGACCTATTTGGTTACTACTATGAATCAAGGTTTCCTACCCTTTGGGAGCGGTTTTATCATGGTGTTGACATCGGACAGATTACGTCCGTTCGTGAAGTAAAACATGAGATTGACGGTCATTATAAAAAAGATCGAAGAATCAATCAATGGGCAAGGAAGAATTCTAAAATATTTTCAATACCAAGTGAAGAAGAAATGTTATTTGTTCAGGAAATATTTAAGATTGAACATTTTCAGGCTATTATATCTAATAAAAACCGTTTAGAAGGAAAGCCGGTAGCAGACCCGTTTATTATTGCTAAAGCCAAAATTATTAATGGTACGGTAGTAACAAATGAGGCTAACCGCCCCAATGGCGTAAAAATTCCCAATATATGTGAGTACTTTAAGGTAAAGTGCATAGATCTTGAAAAATTTATGGAAGTTGAAAATTGGAGTTTTTAA
- a CDS encoding toxin-antitoxin system HicB family antitoxin codes for MEKDLNYYLNLDYPFNVRPDTDDGGYIVEFPELRYCVGTGDTIEEAIKDAMLAKSEWIKASFEAGIAIPELVGSEEYNGCISLRIPKSLHKLVAETAKKEGVSANQFLSHLFISINIGRKTV; via the coding sequence ATGGAGAAAGATCTTAATTATTATTTAAACCTTGATTACCCTTTTAATGTGCGGCCGGACACCGATGACGGTGGATATATTGTCGAGTTTCCTGAGCTGCGCTACTGCGTTGGGACTGGAGACACCATAGAAGAGGCCATCAAAGATGCCATGCTTGCCAAAAGTGAATGGATTAAAGCTTCATTTGAAGCCGGTATTGCCATACCCGAGCTTGTCGGTAGTGAGGAATATAATGGCTGCATTTCTTTGCGGATTCCTAAAAGTTTACATAAACTGGTCGCTGAAACAGCAAAAAAAGAAGGGGTCAGTGCGAATCAGTTTTTATCTCATCTGTTTATAAGTATTAACATAGGAAGGAAGACAGTTTAG
- a CDS encoding DUF362 domain-containing protein, which yields MNAKVYFTDMRAGHNQSMLDKVEKLFVRAGLREIIAPGDLVAVKLHFGERGNTGYVRPQFVRRIVDKVKELGGKPFLTDGNTLYKGSRTDAVDHLQTAVENGFAYAVVGAPLVIADGLTGKEYVNVQINRKHFNEVKICSSACHADAMIAVTHFKGHELVGFGGVIKNLGMGLGSRSGKLMMHSDVHPVVSADKCKGCERCGQWCPAGAISMEHKVSFIDPGKCIGCGECTVTCPAGAIQIDWQSDPDLMQEKIVEYAEGAIKNKNGKCGFITFVTQVTPDCDCCGFSDAPLVRDIGILASRDPVALDQACIDLVNREKVLPGSRLAGKGDVQDKFLALYPGIDWRRQLDYAEEIGLGTKKYELIGC from the coding sequence GTGAACGCGAAAGTATATTTTACAGACATGCGGGCGGGACATAATCAAAGCATGCTTGACAAGGTGGAAAAATTATTTGTGCGGGCCGGCTTGCGGGAAATTATCGCGCCTGGGGATCTGGTCGCCGTTAAACTGCATTTTGGCGAACGCGGCAACACCGGTTATGTCCGCCCCCAGTTTGTGCGCCGGATTGTAGACAAGGTGAAAGAGCTGGGCGGTAAGCCGTTTCTAACGGACGGTAACACCCTCTATAAAGGCAGCCGTACAGACGCCGTCGACCATTTACAGACAGCGGTCGAGAACGGTTTCGCCTATGCGGTGGTGGGCGCCCCGCTGGTCATCGCCGACGGGTTGACTGGAAAAGAATACGTGAATGTGCAGATCAACCGGAAGCATTTTAATGAAGTGAAAATATGCTCGTCCGCCTGCCACGCCGACGCCATGATCGCGGTTACTCATTTTAAAGGCCATGAACTTGTCGGGTTTGGTGGTGTTATTAAGAATCTGGGGATGGGGCTGGGCTCCAGAAGCGGCAAATTAATGATGCACTCTGACGTTCACCCCGTGGTGAGCGCCGACAAGTGCAAGGGTTGTGAAAGATGCGGCCAGTGGTGCCCGGCTGGAGCAATCTCAATGGAGCATAAAGTATCTTTTATCGATCCCGGTAAGTGTATCGGCTGCGGTGAATGTACCGTAACCTGCCCGGCCGGCGCTATTCAGATTGACTGGCAGTCCGATCCCGATCTGATGCAGGAGAAAATAGTTGAATATGCTGAAGGCGCTATTAAAAATAAGAACGGCAAATGCGGTTTTATCACATTTGTCACCCAGGTAACCCCTGATTGTGATTGTTGTGGTTTTAGTGACGCCCCCTTGGTGAGGGATATCGGCATACTGGCTTCACGCGACCCGGTTGCCCTTGATCAGGCTTGCATCGATTTGGTTAACCGGGAAAAGGTCTTGCCGGGCAGCCGTTTGGCCGGCAAAGGGGACGTGCAGGATAAGTTTCTCGCATTGTATCCCGGCATTGACTGGCGGCGCCAGCTGGATTACGCCGAAGAAATCGGGCTGGGCACCAAGAAATATGAATTAATAGGTTGCTGA
- a CDS encoding phosphate butyryltransferase: MKSFADIVGEAKKCPPKKVAIAVAQDGEVIEAARECQENGIANAVLVGDADEIARISSERGIDISDFEVIDEPDIDDAARKAVQMVHSGEADMVMKGAVNSPTVLKAVLDKNIGLRTGKVLSHVAVFESPGYNRLMLMTDAGMNIKPTFVQKVDMVKNAVFVAKSLRIETPKVAIISHMELVNPDMTSSVDAGMLCKMAERGQIKDCIIDGPLALDLALSKESARAKGVKSPVAGQADILVLDNIDAANVLYKALVFLGGAKITGLIVGASVPVILTSRADSSEAKLVSVAVGVLMANMANVKKKK, translated from the coding sequence ATGAAAAGTTTTGCGGACATAGTGGGGGAAGCTAAAAAATGCCCTCCGAAAAAGGTTGCCATAGCTGTAGCCCAAGACGGGGAGGTAATCGAGGCCGCCAGAGAATGTCAGGAAAACGGCATCGCTAATGCCGTACTGGTTGGTGATGCCGACGAAATTGCCCGAATATCAAGCGAAAGGGGCATTGATATCAGTGATTTTGAAGTAATCGACGAACCGGATATCGATGACGCGGCCAGAAAAGCGGTTCAAATGGTCCACAGCGGGGAAGCCGATATGGTGATGAAAGGCGCGGTTAACTCACCAACTGTGTTAAAGGCTGTTCTGGATAAGAATATCGGGCTCCGCACCGGGAAAGTCTTAAGTCACGTGGCTGTGTTCGAATCACCCGGTTACAATCGATTGATGCTGATGACGGATGCGGGGATGAACATCAAACCCACCTTTGTCCAAAAGGTTGATATGGTTAAAAACGCCGTGTTTGTCGCCAAGTCACTGAGAATTGAAACTCCCAAAGTAGCAATCATCTCTCATATGGAACTGGTAAATCCTGACATGACCAGTTCTGTGGACGCGGGTATGCTATGCAAGATGGCTGAAAGAGGCCAAATCAAGGACTGCATCATTGACGGGCCGCTGGCCCTGGATCTGGCCTTATCCAAAGAATCAGCCCGGGCTAAAGGCGTGAAAAGTCCTGTCGCCGGCCAGGCCGACATCCTTGTACTGGATAATATCGACGCGGCCAACGTTCTTTATAAAGCGTTGGTATTCCTGGGCGGGGCTAAAATAACCGGCTTGATTGTGGGCGCCAGCGTCCCGGTAATCCTGACGTCGCGTGCCGATTCTTCCGAAGCGAAACTGGTTTCAGTCGCTGTCGGGGTGCTCATGGCAAACATGGCAAATGTTAAGAAGAAGAAATAA
- the buk gene encoding butyrate kinase — protein sequence MKNFLQLIINPGSTSTKLAVFRGNEPVYSETLRHSSEELRKFQGITGQFNYRRRLVMDAMVKSGVQPGELDAVVGRGGLLKPVPGGTYLVNKKMIEDLEAERRGAHASNLGGLIARSIAGELGIPAYIVDPVCIDEKEPVSRISGMPENPRESLFHALNQKAVARRAAEDMGKDYSEINLVVAHLGGGISVGAHLRGRVIDVNDALAGDGPFTPERSGGVPVGKLVEMCYSGRYTREEMMKKVVGGGGLAAYLGTADALEIEKRIEQGDKQAKLIYEAMAYQVAKEIGACGAILKGDVDAVVITGGIAHSRMLVGWIEERVSFIAPVRVYPGENEMEALAAGGYRVLAGLEAVKVY from the coding sequence ATGAAAAATTTTTTGCAGCTGATCATCAACCCTGGCTCAACTTCGACCAAGCTTGCGGTTTTTCGGGGCAACGAGCCCGTATATTCCGAGACTTTGAGACACAGCAGTGAAGAACTGAGAAAATTTCAAGGAATCACCGGCCAATTTAACTACAGGCGGCGGCTTGTTATGGATGCCATGGTGAAATCAGGTGTTCAGCCCGGGGAGCTTGACGCTGTGGTCGGCAGGGGTGGCTTGCTTAAGCCCGTTCCGGGGGGCACCTATCTGGTAAATAAAAAAATGATAGAAGATTTGGAAGCGGAAAGACGCGGGGCGCACGCTTCGAATCTGGGCGGTTTGATTGCGCGCTCCATCGCGGGTGAGCTAGGTATACCGGCGTATATCGTGGACCCGGTATGCATTGATGAAAAAGAACCTGTGTCGCGCATTTCGGGAATGCCGGAAAATCCCAGAGAAAGCCTGTTTCACGCGCTGAACCAAAAGGCCGTGGCCAGGCGGGCGGCGGAAGATATGGGTAAAGATTATTCTGAAATAAACCTCGTCGTCGCTCACCTGGGTGGCGGGATATCGGTAGGCGCTCATTTGCGGGGCCGGGTTATCGATGTGAATGACGCGCTGGCGGGTGACGGCCCGTTCACGCCCGAGCGGAGCGGGGGGGTGCCCGTGGGGAAACTGGTGGAAATGTGTTACAGCGGCCGTTATACCAGGGAAGAGATGATGAAAAAAGTAGTCGGAGGAGGCGGACTTGCCGCTTACCTGGGGACGGCGGACGCGCTGGAGATAGAAAAGAGGATTGAGCAAGGCGACAAGCAGGCAAAATTAATCTATGAGGCAATGGCTTACCAGGTGGCAAAGGAAATAGGCGCTTGCGGCGCAATCCTAAAAGGCGATGTCGACGCTGTCGTCATAACTGGCGGCATTGCCCATAGCCGTATGCTCGTGGGATGGATTGAGGAAAGGGTTAGTTTTATCGCCCCGGTCCGTGTCTATCCGGGTGAAAATGAGATGGAGGCCCTGGCGGCTGGTGGATATAGAGTGCTGGCCGGACTGGAGGCAGTGAAGGTTTATTAA